The proteins below are encoded in one region of Metabacillus dongyingensis:
- the rnr gene encoding ribonuclease R, producing the protein MDNNMKIHIDKLLSFMKEEAYKPLTVQELEEAFGIEDSSEFKEFVKALVMMEEQGLIVRTRSNRYGLPERMNLIRGKVSGHAKGFAFVITEDPNQGDVFIPPSELNNAMHGDTVLVRVSTESSGSRQEGTVIRIVERGLKEVVGTYTESKNFGFVIPDDKKIPNDIFIPKKASNGAIEGHKVVVHLTTYPEGRMSAEGEVIAILGHKNDPGVDILSVIHKHGLPQAFPVEVLEQANDVPETISEEDIKGRRDLRNEVIVTIDGADAKDLDDAVTVTELENGNYKLGVHIADVSHYVTENSPIDKEALERATSVYLVDRVIPMIPHRLSNGICSLNPKVDRLTLSCEMEINSQGEVVKHEIFQSVIKTTERMTYSDVKEILVDQKPELLEKYESLVPMFQRMEKLAQILRNKRMTRGAIDFDFKEAKVLVDKEGKPHDVVIRERTVAERLIEEFMLLANETVAEHFHWMNVPFIYRIHEEPNAEKLQRFLEFVTNFGYAVKGTANTIHPRALQDILDDVAGQPEEMVISTVMLRSMKQAKYDPESLGHFGLSTEFYTHFTSPIRRYPDLIVHRLIRTYLIEGKVDEATKTKWAEKMDMIADQSSNMERRAVDAERETDDLKKTEYMLDKVGEEYDGIISSVTNFGMFVELPNTIEGLVHVSYLTDDYYRYDERNYAMIGERTGNVYRIGDEITVRVVNVNKDERAVDFEIVGMKGTRRRQPSDAPKVIKGDRGKRSGAKEGRGRRKSSDEGKKPAERSGSIDDGWSNQNPNKKKKKKKSFQNAPASKRKVKKKKR; encoded by the coding sequence GCTTTCTTTTATGAAAGAAGAAGCATACAAGCCTTTAACCGTTCAGGAGCTTGAAGAAGCGTTTGGAATTGAGGATTCTTCTGAATTCAAGGAGTTTGTAAAAGCTCTTGTGATGATGGAGGAACAAGGTCTGATTGTGCGCACAAGAAGCAACCGCTACGGCTTGCCGGAACGAATGAATTTAATTCGAGGAAAAGTCAGCGGACATGCTAAAGGATTTGCATTTGTTATTACAGAGGATCCAAATCAAGGAGATGTGTTTATTCCGCCGAGTGAGCTAAATAACGCCATGCACGGGGATACTGTCCTGGTCAGAGTCAGCACCGAATCGAGCGGGAGCAGACAGGAAGGCACAGTAATCCGCATTGTAGAGCGCGGTCTGAAAGAGGTTGTCGGAACTTATACAGAGAGTAAAAACTTTGGTTTTGTCATCCCCGATGATAAAAAGATTCCAAATGATATTTTCATCCCTAAAAAAGCTTCAAATGGAGCAATTGAAGGACACAAAGTGGTTGTTCACCTGACAACATACCCAGAAGGAAGAATGAGTGCAGAAGGAGAAGTCATTGCGATTCTTGGACATAAAAACGATCCAGGCGTTGATATTCTATCTGTTATTCATAAGCATGGTCTTCCGCAGGCTTTCCCGGTAGAAGTATTAGAACAGGCCAATGATGTTCCTGAAACAATCAGTGAAGAAGATATCAAGGGCCGCAGGGATCTTCGCAATGAGGTCATTGTCACAATTGACGGTGCGGATGCAAAAGATCTGGATGATGCAGTTACCGTTACAGAGCTTGAAAATGGAAATTACAAATTAGGAGTTCATATCGCGGATGTCAGTCACTATGTAACAGAGAACTCTCCAATTGATAAGGAAGCATTAGAGCGCGCAACGAGCGTTTATTTAGTTGACCGCGTTATTCCGATGATTCCGCACCGTTTATCAAATGGCATTTGTTCCCTTAATCCAAAGGTGGATCGCCTGACGCTCTCTTGTGAGATGGAAATCAACAGTCAAGGGGAAGTTGTAAAGCACGAAATTTTCCAGAGCGTAATCAAAACGACAGAGCGCATGACATATTCTGATGTAAAGGAAATACTGGTTGATCAAAAGCCAGAACTGCTTGAGAAATATGAATCGCTAGTACCAATGTTTCAAAGGATGGAAAAGCTTGCGCAAATACTCCGGAATAAAAGGATGACCCGCGGGGCAATTGACTTTGATTTTAAAGAAGCAAAAGTGCTGGTTGATAAAGAAGGAAAGCCTCATGATGTTGTCATACGTGAACGCACTGTTGCTGAACGTTTGATTGAAGAATTCATGCTGCTTGCAAACGAAACAGTCGCAGAGCATTTCCATTGGATGAATGTGCCGTTTATTTACCGCATACATGAAGAACCTAATGCAGAAAAACTGCAGCGATTCCTGGAATTTGTAACGAACTTTGGATACGCCGTAAAAGGAACAGCAAACACAATTCACCCTCGTGCCCTACAGGATATTTTAGATGATGTAGCGGGACAGCCTGAGGAAATGGTTATATCCACTGTCATGCTGAGATCGATGAAGCAGGCTAAATATGATCCGGAAAGTCTGGGGCATTTTGGTCTTTCAACGGAGTTCTATACTCATTTCACATCACCGATCCGCCGTTATCCGGATTTAATTGTCCATCGCTTAATCCGCACCTACTTAATTGAAGGCAAGGTGGATGAAGCAACAAAAACAAAATGGGCAGAAAAAATGGACATGATCGCGGATCAATCATCGAATATGGAACGCCGGGCAGTTGATGCTGAGCGTGAAACAGATGACCTGAAGAAAACGGAATACATGCTTGATAAAGTCGGGGAAGAATATGACGGGATTATCAGCTCAGTAACGAACTTTGGAATGTTCGTTGAGCTTCCTAATACAATCGAAGGTCTTGTTCACGTCAGCTATCTGACCGACGACTATTACCGTTATGATGAGCGGAATTATGCGATGATCGGCGAACGGACAGGTAACGTCTACCGCATCGGTGATGAGATTACAGTACGCGTTGTGAATGTAAACAAAGATGAACGTGCTGTAGATTTCGAAATTGTCGGCATGAAAGGGACAAGACGCCGCCAGCCAAGTGATGCTCCTAAAGTAATCAAAGGAGACCGCGGCAAAAGAAGCGGTGCTAAAGAGGGCAGAGGCAGAAGAAAATCATCAGATGAAGGCAAGAAACCTGCAGAGCGAAGCGGCAGTATTGATGATGGCTGGAGCAATCAAAATCCGAATAAAAAGAAAAAGAAGAAAAAATCGTTTCAAAATGCTCCTGCAAGTAAACGAAAAGTAAAAAAGAAAAAACGTTAA
- a CDS encoding ABC transporter permease, protein MKSKTGVLLGRLMRNITRSPDTIITVAITPIMMLLLFVYVFGGAIETGTDNYVNYLLPGILLMAIASGVAYTSVRLFTDVKSGLMARFITMPIKRSSVLWAHVLTSLVSNALTIVVVILVALLMGFRSSADILDWLAVAGILGLFTLALTWLAVIPGLTARSMEGATAYSYPLIFLPFISSAFVPTETMPKIVRAFAENQPVTSIVNAIRALLYDGSVGNGIWIALAWCVGIMVIAYFFASKAFKRQLG, encoded by the coding sequence ATGAAAAGCAAAACAGGGGTATTACTAGGGCGTTTAATGCGCAACATCACGCGCAGCCCGGATACGATTATCACGGTGGCGATTACGCCGATTATGATGCTGCTGCTGTTTGTCTACGTATTTGGCGGCGCCATAGAGACAGGCACGGACAACTACGTCAATTATTTATTGCCGGGAATCTTGCTGATGGCTATCGCATCCGGCGTCGCTTACACTTCCGTCCGGCTGTTTACGGATGTAAAGAGCGGGCTGATGGCGCGTTTCATTACCATGCCCATCAAACGCTCGTCGGTATTGTGGGCTCACGTGTTGACCTCGCTTGTTTCCAATGCGCTTACTATCGTGGTGGTTATCCTCGTCGCGCTCTTGATGGGCTTCCGTTCCAGCGCTGATATCCTGGATTGGCTCGCGGTAGCCGGGATACTCGGGCTGTTTACGCTGGCGCTGACATGGCTGGCGGTCATTCCCGGATTGACAGCGAGGTCTATGGAAGGGGCGACAGCCTACTCGTACCCGCTGATTTTCCTGCCGTTTATCAGTTCGGCCTTTGTCCCCACCGAAACCATGCCTAAAATTGTCCGTGCGTTCGCTGAGAACCAGCCCGTGACTTCAATCGTGAATGCGATTCGTGCCCTCTTGTATGATGGGTCTGTTGGCAACGGCATCTGGATCGCGCTTGCCTGGTGCGTCGGAATCATGGTCATCGCTTACTTCTTCGCCAGTAAAGCATTTAAACGCCAGTTAGGGTAA
- the smpB gene encoding SsrA-binding protein SmpB, which translates to MPKGSGKVVAQNKKANHDYSIEETYETGIVLQGTEIKAIRAGRVNLKDAFARVQQGEVFLHNMHISPYEQGNRYNHEPLRTRKLLLHRKEISKLIGLTKEEGYALVPLKVYLKNGFAKVLLGLGKGKKKYDKREDLKKKEAKREVERAFRDRQKDY; encoded by the coding sequence ATGCCTAAAGGATCTGGAAAAGTCGTTGCTCAAAATAAAAAAGCAAATCATGACTATTCGATTGAAGAAACGTATGAAACAGGCATTGTTTTGCAGGGGACGGAAATTAAAGCCATACGTGCTGGACGCGTTAACTTAAAGGACGCTTTCGCAAGAGTGCAGCAGGGAGAGGTTTTCCTTCATAACATGCATATCTCGCCATACGAACAAGGCAACCGCTATAATCATGAGCCCCTTAGAACAAGAAAGCTATTGCTTCACCGCAAAGAAATCAGCAAGCTGATCGGACTTACAAAAGAAGAGGGCTATGCGCTTGTTCCCTTGAAAGTTTACCTGAAAAACGGTTTTGCTAAGGTTTTGCTTGGCTTAGGCAAGGGTAAAAAGAAATATGACAAACGTGAAGACTTGAAGAAAAAAGAAGCGAAACGCGAAGTGGAACGAGCTTTCCGCGACCGTCAGAAGGACTACTGA
- a CDS encoding cytochrome P450 — MNKEVIPIKEITNFQSRAEEFFPIDWYKEMLHHHPVYYHEKTNTWNVFKYEDVKQVLSNYEFFSSEGSRTTIFVGANNKQEKPSPINITNMDPPQHRKSRSLLAAAFTPRSLKNWEPRIQQIAAELVEDIKENSDVNIVEALASPLPSLVIADLFGVPIQDRHQFKKWVDILFQPYDKERLEEIELEKQNAANEYFQYLYPIVVQKRLNLSDDIISDLIQVEVDGEKYTDEEIVQVTMLLLGAGVETTSHAIANTFYSFLYDDESLYGVLKNNLELVPHAVEEMLRYRFQMSRRDRTVKQDNNLLGVELKKGDVVIAWMSASNMDENMFDDPFSLDIHRSNNKKHLTFGNGPHFCLGAPLARLEMKIALEAFLQKFSRIEPVNEFELEKNLTASATGQSLTYLPMKVYK, encoded by the coding sequence ATGAATAAAGAAGTCATTCCAATTAAAGAAATCACAAATTTCCAGTCACGTGCAGAGGAATTTTTTCCGATTGATTGGTATAAAGAAATGTTGCACCATCATCCTGTTTATTATCATGAAAAAACAAATACATGGAATGTGTTTAAATATGAAGATGTTAAACAGGTTTTAAGCAACTATGAATTCTTTTCAAGTGAAGGATCTAGAACAACTATTTTTGTTGGAGCTAATAACAAACAAGAAAAGCCTTCTCCTATAAACATTACAAATATGGACCCTCCTCAACATAGGAAGAGTCGCTCTTTATTGGCAGCAGCTTTCACTCCCCGCAGCTTGAAAAACTGGGAACCTCGTATTCAACAGATTGCAGCTGAACTTGTAGAAGACATAAAAGAGAACTCTGATGTTAATATAGTTGAAGCCTTGGCGTCTCCTTTACCCAGTCTAGTTATAGCCGATTTATTTGGGGTACCAATACAAGATAGGCATCAATTCAAAAAATGGGTTGATATCCTTTTCCAACCTTACGACAAAGAAAGGCTGGAAGAAATTGAACTAGAAAAACAAAACGCCGCAAACGAATATTTCCAATATCTCTACCCTATAGTTGTTCAAAAACGTTTGAATCTTTCTGACGATATTATCTCTGACTTAATCCAAGTTGAGGTAGATGGTGAAAAGTATACGGATGAGGAAATAGTGCAGGTCACAATGTTGCTTTTAGGTGCGGGTGTTGAAACAACCAGCCATGCGATCGCCAATACTTTCTATTCATTTCTCTATGATGATGAGTCATTATATGGGGTGCTAAAAAATAATTTGGAATTAGTGCCGCACGCAGTTGAAGAAATGCTCCGATACCGTTTTCAAATGTCACGAAGAGATCGTACTGTAAAACAAGACAATAATTTATTAGGCGTTGAGTTAAAAAAAGGAGACGTAGTCATCGCGTGGATGAGTGCATCCAACATGGATGAAAATATGTTTGACGATCCTTTCTCTCTAGACATTCATCGTTCAAACAATAAAAAGCATTTGACATTCGGAAATGGTCCACATTTCTGTTTAGGTGCACCTCTTGCACGATTAGAAATGAAAATTGCACTTGAGGCATTCTTACAAAAGTTTTCTCGTATCGAACCAGTAAATGAGTTTGAATTAGAAAAAAATTTAACTGCTTCAGCTACGGGACAGTCCTTAACTTATCTACCGATGAAGGTTTACAAGTAA
- a CDS encoding ABC transporter ATP-binding protein, giving the protein MSNAAISVKGLKKSFKDKEVLKGVDFEVRRGEIFALLGSNGAGKTTTVNILSTLMKADGGEVGVSGFDVQRQPDHVRQSISLTGQFAALDGMLTGRENLMMIAKLRGVSNPAQVADNLLARFSLTDAANRRADQYSGGMKRRLDIAMSLIGTPSVIFLDEPTTGLDPEARIEVWDTVKELAGGGTTILLTTQYLEEAEQLADRIAILHGGKIITTGTLNELKEMFPPAKVEYIEKQPTLEEIFLAIIGKKEEK; this is encoded by the coding sequence ATGAGCAATGCAGCGATTTCTGTAAAAGGGTTAAAAAAATCCTTTAAAGACAAGGAAGTCTTAAAGGGGGTGGATTTTGAGGTGCGGCGCGGCGAAATTTTCGCACTGCTGGGCTCAAATGGAGCGGGCAAGACGACGACGGTCAACATCCTCTCGACGCTGATGAAGGCCGATGGCGGCGAAGTAGGTGTTAGCGGCTTTGACGTCCAGCGTCAACCGGATCATGTTCGCCAGAGCATCAGCCTGACAGGGCAGTTCGCAGCTTTAGACGGCATGCTCACCGGGCGGGAAAACCTGATGATGATCGCCAAGTTGCGGGGAGTTTCCAATCCCGCTCAAGTCGCCGACAATCTGCTTGCAAGATTCAGCCTGACCGATGCAGCCAACCGCCGGGCGGACCAATATTCCGGCGGGATGAAGCGCCGGCTTGACATCGCCATGAGCCTGATCGGGACGCCATCAGTCATTTTTCTCGACGAACCGACGACAGGGCTTGACCCCGAAGCGCGGATTGAAGTCTGGGATACCGTCAAGGAGCTTGCCGGCGGCGGCACGACCATCTTGCTGACGACCCAGTACCTGGAGGAAGCCGAACAACTGGCGGACCGTATCGCCATCCTGCATGGCGGAAAAATCATCACGACCGGTACCCTTAACGAACTCAAAGAGATGTTCCCGCCGGCGAAAGTGGAGTACATCGAAAAGCAGCCGACATTGGAGGAAATTTTCCTCGCGATCATCGGCAAAAAGGAGGAGAAGTAA
- a CDS encoding DUF1048 domain-containing protein translates to MMEMFKKMIGDKKEYKMMMARVEALPEDYQFVFKKIQNYMWNFSAGSGMDMLHIQYELIELFEAGAAEGRQVLEITGDDVASFADELVANAKTYVAKYREDLNQSIKKRLGKK, encoded by the coding sequence ATGATGGAAATGTTCAAAAAAATGATTGGTGATAAAAAAGAGTACAAAATGATGATGGCACGGGTTGAAGCCCTGCCAGAGGACTACCAGTTTGTATTTAAGAAAATTCAAAACTACATGTGGAATTTCTCAGCGGGCAGCGGGATGGATATGCTGCACATACAGTATGAATTAATCGAGTTGTTCGAAGCCGGTGCGGCAGAAGGCAGACAAGTGCTGGAAATCACTGGGGACGACGTGGCGTCCTTTGCCGACGAACTAGTGGCAAACGCTAAAACCTATGTCGCCAAGTATCGTGAAGATTTGAATCAGAGTATCAAGAAGCGATTGGGAAAAAAATAA
- a CDS encoding PadR family transcriptional regulator, with translation MSLSLFILGSLADENSHPYKLKKILLDALPINKMSEGKFYYNFEALKKKGFIEPVESIQKENRPNKTLYRITQDGRHFLEQEIYSSYKKVSKVEDLYISIYLLKYIDPVKAAFYLEDAIKQEKKRWTQYRETKNKEEIKKRLALLGEKQQKSVQFISEHAFSQAEQNIRWMEKLLTFLKQIDD, from the coding sequence TTGTCTCTTTCATTATTTATACTCGGGAGTTTAGCCGATGAAAATAGTCATCCTTACAAATTAAAGAAAATTTTGCTTGATGCACTACCTATAAATAAAATGAGTGAAGGAAAATTTTACTATAACTTTGAGGCGCTGAAGAAAAAAGGATTCATTGAACCTGTCGAATCCATTCAGAAAGAAAATCGTCCAAACAAAACCCTGTACAGGATTACTCAGGATGGAAGACATTTTCTTGAACAAGAGATTTACAGCAGTTATAAAAAAGTTTCAAAGGTAGAAGACCTATACATATCCATTTATCTGTTGAAATATATTGATCCAGTTAAAGCCGCTTTTTATCTAGAGGATGCTATCAAACAAGAAAAGAAAAGATGGACTCAATATAGAGAGACTAAAAATAAAGAAGAAATCAAAAAACGTCTTGCACTCCTCGGTGAAAAACAGCAGAAGTCTGTACAATTTATTAGTGAACATGCATTTAGCCAAGCAGAGCAAAATATTCGCTGGATGGAAAAGCTCTTAACTTTTTTAAAGCAGATCGATGATTGA
- a CDS encoding PadR family transcriptional regulator yields the protein MENLTEMLKGSLEGCVLEIISRHETYGYEITRRLNQLGFTEVVEGTVYTILVRLEKKKLVNVEKKPSDMGPPRKFYSLNEAGRQELEFFWKKWDFVSSKINVLKSI from the coding sequence ATGGAAAATTTAACTGAAATGCTGAAGGGTTCGCTGGAAGGCTGTGTGCTGGAAATCATCAGCCGCCATGAAACCTATGGCTACGAGATCACCCGCCGCCTGAATCAGCTTGGGTTTACCGAAGTCGTGGAAGGGACTGTCTACACCATCCTCGTGCGATTAGAAAAGAAAAAACTGGTGAACGTAGAAAAGAAACCGTCAGATATGGGGCCGCCCCGCAAGTTTTACTCACTTAATGAGGCTGGCCGCCAGGAACTTGAATTTTTTTGGAAAAAATGGGATTTTGTATCATCAAAAATCAACGTCTTGAAGTCAATCTAG